Proteins encoded in a region of the Geoalkalibacter sp. genome:
- the pgeF gene encoding peptidoglycan editing factor PgeF, producing the protein MKLARQGKLSYLQPAWTFDAKVVAGFTTRNGGVSRAPFNSLNLGFNTEDPLHNVEANRSTLARSFEVPPHLLLTVRQVHGTDLLVLDEPNPDLSHFLHVECDGILTNQPGILLGVLVADCYPVLLFDPFAKAVATVHVGWRGAAAGILTKAVRSLVALFGCRPEQLRAAIGPGIGAHKYEVDRPVREAFRNGNHDWDAIAVEKSLGKWRLDLRRSCQLELERAGLLAAHIEAAGECTCCHRELLFSHRRDHGHTGRQMGFVMLSG; encoded by the coding sequence ATGAAATTGGCCCGTCAAGGCAAGCTTAGTTACCTGCAACCCGCGTGGACCTTTGACGCCAAGGTGGTGGCGGGCTTCACCACCCGCAACGGCGGGGTCAGCCGCGCCCCCTTCAACTCGCTCAACCTCGGTTTCAACACCGAGGATCCCCTGCACAACGTCGAGGCCAACCGCTCGACCCTGGCGCGCAGTTTCGAGGTGCCGCCCCATCTGCTGCTCACCGTGCGCCAAGTGCACGGCACCGATCTGCTGGTGCTCGATGAGCCCAATCCCGACCTGTCCCATTTTCTGCATGTGGAATGCGACGGGATTCTGACCAACCAGCCCGGCATTCTGCTCGGCGTGCTGGTCGCCGATTGCTATCCGGTGCTGTTGTTTGATCCCTTCGCCAAGGCCGTCGCGACGGTCCACGTCGGCTGGCGCGGCGCGGCCGCCGGCATCCTGACCAAGGCGGTGCGCTCCCTGGTCGCCCTTTTCGGTTGTCGGCCGGAACAGCTGCGCGCCGCCATCGGTCCGGGGATCGGCGCCCACAAGTACGAGGTCGACCGACCGGTGCGCGAGGCCTTTCGCAACGGCAATCACGACTGGGACGCCATCGCCGTGGAGAAATCCCTGGGCAAATGGCGCCTCGATCTGCGCCGGAGCTGTCAGCTTGAGTTGGAGCGGGCCGGCCTGCTCGCCGCGCATATCGAAGCGGCGGGCGAGTGCACCTGCTGCCATCGTGAGTTGCTGTTTTCCCATCGCCGCGACCACGGTCACACCGGTCGCCAGATGGGTTTCGTGATGTTGTCCGGATGA
- a CDS encoding TrkH family potassium uptake protein, which produces MNLPLLLRILGALSLFLAAALLVPVPFSLYFHDGAWSAFVLAAAVCLTLGGVLFRAFPTRREISVREGFAVVTLGWSLYALLGALPFVFCGSIPSVLDAVFETMSGFTTTGASILTDIEALPESILLWRSFTQWLGGMGIIVLSLAILPMLGVGGMQLFKAEVPGPTADRLKPRIQDTAKLLWEVYLLLTVAQVVLLVLGGMSFFDSLCHAFSTLSSGGFSPRNASMGAYDSAYLQWIVTLFMFLAGVNFSLHYYMLRGRPRELLRNEELRIYAGITLVAIAILVFTNQGDIYQSFSENLRHSAFQVASILTTTGFATADYEKWPLLNQYILVSLMFIGGCAGSTAGGIKVARILLLFKHAHVQIYRLIHPRAVRLVKLGERPVDKDVMQSILGFFALFIGIFVVASLLMAASGMDLVSGGAAVIATLGNVGPGLGSVGPVDNYAHVSPFGKSVLIACMLLGRLELFTVLVLFFPTFWRK; this is translated from the coding sequence ATGAACCTGCCTTTGCTGCTGCGCATCCTCGGCGCTCTCTCCCTGTTTCTCGCCGCCGCGCTGCTGGTGCCGGTGCCCTTCTCCCTGTATTTTCACGACGGCGCCTGGTCGGCCTTCGTCCTGGCGGCGGCGGTCTGCCTGACCCTGGGCGGCGTGCTGTTTCGCGCCTTTCCCACCCGCCGGGAGATCTCGGTGCGCGAGGGCTTTGCCGTGGTCACCCTGGGCTGGTCGCTCTATGCGCTGCTCGGCGCCCTGCCCTTTGTCTTCTGCGGGTCGATTCCCTCGGTCCTGGATGCGGTGTTCGAGACCATGAGCGGCTTCACCACGACCGGCGCGAGCATTCTCACCGACATCGAGGCGCTGCCCGAAAGCATCCTGCTGTGGCGCTCCTTCACCCAATGGTTGGGCGGCATGGGCATCATCGTGCTGTCCCTGGCCATTTTGCCCATGCTCGGCGTCGGCGGCATGCAGCTGTTCAAGGCCGAAGTGCCCGGCCCCACCGCCGACCGTCTCAAGCCGCGCATCCAGGACACCGCCAAGCTGCTCTGGGAAGTCTATCTGCTGCTCACCGTGGCGCAGGTGGTGCTGCTGGTGCTGGGCGGCATGAGCTTCTTCGACAGCCTCTGTCATGCCTTCAGCACGCTTTCCAGCGGCGGCTTCTCGCCGCGCAACGCCTCCATGGGCGCCTACGACAGCGCCTACCTGCAATGGATCGTGACGCTTTTCATGTTCCTCGCCGGGGTCAACTTTTCCCTGCACTATTACATGCTGCGCGGCCGCCCCAGGGAATTGCTGCGCAACGAGGAACTGCGCATCTACGCCGGCATCACCCTCGTCGCCATCGCCATCCTGGTGTTCACCAACCAGGGCGACATCTACCAGTCCTTCAGCGAGAACCTGCGCCACAGCGCCTTTCAGGTGGCCTCCATCCTCACCACCACGGGCTTTGCCACCGCCGATTACGAAAAGTGGCCGCTCCTCAACCAGTACATCCTGGTGTCGCTGATGTTCATCGGCGGCTGCGCCGGCTCCACCGCCGGCGGCATCAAGGTGGCGCGCATCCTGCTGCTGTTCAAGCACGCCCACGTGCAGATCTATCGCCTCATCCACCCGCGCGCGGTGCGGCTGGTCAAGCTCGGCGAGCGGCCCGTGGACAAGGACGTCATGCAGTCGATCCTGGGCTTTTTCGCCCTGTTCATCGGCATCTTCGTGGTCGCCTCGCTGCTCATGGCCGCCAGCGGCATGGATCTGGTGTCCGGCGGCGCGGCGGTCATCGCCACCCTCGGCAACGTCGGCCCGGGGCTCGGCTCGGTGGGCCCCGTGGACAACTACGCCCACGTCTCGCCCTTCGGCAAGAGCGTGCTGATCGCCTGCATGCTTCTCGGGCGTCTCGAACTGTTCACCGTGCTGGTGCTGTTCTTTCCGACCTTCTGGCGCAAATAG
- a CDS encoding helix-turn-helix domain-containing protein — MDNIRDEVKELQIGFKVRRLRQEKRLTLQALSDATGLSKPLISQIENDQVIPPLATLLRISKALKVGLHSFFEEEGDTDKCILVRADQRRRLQRRHLPDHPAPPYTYHSLAYGRKHKHMEPFLVEFEEGQWHDELFVRHEGEEFLFLLSGELELHYGEQVMIMKPGDSVYYDSSEPHGYVARSPGRTQAVAVLYSKE; from the coding sequence ATGGACAACATCCGCGACGAAGTCAAGGAACTGCAGATCGGCTTCAAGGTTCGGCGCCTGCGGCAGGAAAAACGCCTGACCCTGCAGGCGCTCTCCGATGCCACCGGGCTTTCCAAGCCGCTGATTTCGCAGATCGAGAACGATCAGGTGATTCCGCCCCTGGCCACGCTGCTGCGCATCTCCAAGGCCCTCAAGGTGGGCCTGCACAGCTTTTTCGAGGAAGAGGGCGACACCGACAAATGCATCCTGGTGCGCGCCGACCAGCGCCGCCGCCTGCAGCGCCGCCACCTGCCCGACCATCCCGCGCCGCCCTACACCTATCATTCCCTCGCCTACGGCCGCAAGCACAAGCACATGGAACCCTTTCTCGTCGAATTCGAGGAAGGCCAATGGCATGATGAGCTGTTCGTGCGTCACGAAGGCGAGGAATTTCTCTTTCTGCTCAGCGGCGAACTCGAACTGCACTACGGCGAGCAGGTGATGATCATGAAGCCCGGCGATTCGGTCTATTACGATTCCTCCGAGCCCCACGGCTACGTGGCGCGCTCGCCGGGGCGCACCCAGGCGGTGGCGGTCTTGTATTCCAAGGAGTGA
- a CDS encoding response regulator — MEIRVLFADDHQVFHDCVKALFEPHESIRIIATAGDGRTTVKLARELKPDVVVMDLSMPLLNGIDATRQILTENPEAKVLVLSSHKDRKTIVSALKAGARGYMVKEAAIRELVQAIEAVAAGRMYLSSHIIDKVLDALLVEEDPDSPEASPLDRLSVREREILQLLAEGKNAREISHILSVSQKTIESHRQNIMQKLGAEKISDLTRIAIREGLTTL, encoded by the coding sequence ATGGAAATCAGGGTTCTCTTCGCCGACGATCATCAGGTCTTTCATGATTGCGTCAAGGCTCTGTTCGAGCCCCATGAGAGCATCCGCATCATCGCCACCGCCGGAGATGGGCGCACCACGGTCAAACTCGCGCGCGAGCTCAAACCCGATGTGGTCGTCATGGATCTCTCCATGCCCCTGCTCAACGGCATCGACGCCACCCGGCAGATTCTCACCGAAAACCCCGAGGCCAAGGTGCTGGTCCTCTCCAGCCACAAGGACCGCAAGACCATCGTTTCCGCCCTGAAAGCCGGCGCGCGCGGCTACATGGTCAAGGAGGCGGCCATCCGGGAACTGGTGCAGGCCATCGAGGCGGTGGCCGCCGGGCGCATGTACTTAAGTTCCCACATCATCGACAAGGTTCTCGATGCCCTGCTCGTCGAGGAGGACCCAGACAGTCCGGAGGCTTCGCCTCTCGATCGGCTTTCCGTGCGTGAACGTGAAATTCTGCAGTTGCTCGCCGAGGGGAAGAACGCCCGGGAAATCTCGCACATCCTCTCGGTCAGCCAGAAAACCATCGAATCCCACCGCCAGAACATCATGCAGAAACTCGGCGCCGAAAAGATTTCCGATCTCACCCGCATCGCCATCCGCGAAGGGCTCACGACCCTCTGA
- a CDS encoding alpha/beta hydrolase has translation MPKRHALFLIPSLLLAVLALLPTATPVKAALEQHFIFFPSAELVETPAARGLPYEDLWLDTADGVRVHAWFIPGRPDVDLPALLFFHGNAGNLSHRVYNLELLHHRLGLPVLILSYRGYGLSQGRATEVGLYEDARAAQSWLEARGYPPARQVYFGRSLGAAVALQLALERPPAGLILESPFTSIAELGRHHYKLLYPLLGWLVEARFDNLDKISRISSALLVIHGRRDRIVPPAMAERLFALAPEPKRLLWLDQAGHNDTLDRHPQLYWQAWEDFLHSLPSAPTSPVSNR, from the coding sequence ATGCCCAAACGCCATGCTTTGTTCCTCATACCCAGCCTGCTGCTGGCGGTGCTGGCCTTATTGCCGACGGCGACACCCGTGAAAGCCGCCCTGGAGCAACATTTCATCTTCTTTCCGAGCGCCGAGCTCGTGGAAACGCCCGCCGCGCGCGGCCTGCCCTACGAGGATCTGTGGCTCGACACCGCCGACGGGGTGCGCGTCCATGCCTGGTTCATTCCCGGCCGCCCCGACGTGGATCTGCCCGCGCTTCTGTTTTTTCACGGCAACGCCGGCAACCTATCCCACCGCGTGTACAATCTGGAACTGCTCCATCACCGCCTCGGCCTGCCGGTGCTGATCCTGAGCTATCGCGGCTACGGTCTCAGCCAAGGACGGGCCACCGAGGTGGGGCTGTACGAAGACGCCCGCGCCGCCCAGAGTTGGCTGGAGGCGCGAGGTTATCCCCCCGCGCGCCAGGTCTACTTCGGCCGCTCCCTCGGCGCGGCGGTCGCCCTGCAGCTCGCCCTGGAACGCCCGCCCGCCGGGCTGATCCTGGAGAGCCCCTTCACCTCCATCGCCGAGTTGGGCCGCCACCACTACAAACTGCTTTATCCCCTGCTCGGCTGGCTGGTGGAGGCACGCTTCGACAATCTCGACAAAATCTCCCGCATCTCCTCGGCCCTGCTCGTCATCCACGGCCGGCGCGACCGCATCGTCCCTCCGGCCATGGCCGAGCGCCTGTTCGCCCTGGCGCCCGAGCCCAAACGCCTGCTGTGGCTCGATCAGGCCGGCCACAACGACACCCTCGACCGCCATCCCCAACTCTACTGGCAAGCCTGGGAGGATTTCCTCCACAGCCTGCCTTCCGCCCCGACATCCCCTGTGTCGAACCGCTGA
- the trkA gene encoding Trk system potassium transporter TrkA, with amino-acid sequence MKILIVGTGQVGYFLCERLSEEGHEVTLIDQDQEHLNRAQERLNVLGILGNGASAEILEQGGIKEANIFIAVTDMDEVNILACLLAREYGVKTRIARVRSIEYSGQGAVLSKEKLGIDLLINPKDAVAEEMIKIASRQGAFDVAEFVEGQIQFLGYRIGEKSPLCDLTLKELGEIRGMYRFVVTAITRGERTIIPRGDDTIRVGDSIFIFAHHNDLPAIQYLLQPEPEKACRLRRAFILGGGSIGLQIAQRLEKLHFNVRLIERDEARCEYLASKLRRSMIIHTDGTDIRTLSDEGIEGADVFMAVTGNDEDNILCSLLAKKHGAKRALALINKPEYLNLAPSLGIDACVSPRLAAGAVILKHVRRGKVLSLATVEGSNAEVLELQLGEDSPILGQPLKSLHFPRGAIIGAIVRGSEYLIPTGDTVLRPLDRVVVFTRPEALAKVESFFG; translated from the coding sequence AACGCCTCAACGTGCTGGGCATCCTCGGCAACGGCGCCAGCGCCGAGATTCTCGAGCAGGGCGGCATCAAGGAAGCCAACATCTTCATCGCCGTCACCGACATGGACGAGGTCAACATCCTCGCCTGCCTGCTGGCGCGTGAATACGGCGTCAAGACCCGCATCGCGCGGGTGCGCAGCATCGAGTACTCGGGCCAGGGCGCGGTGCTCTCCAAGGAAAAGCTCGGCATCGACCTGCTCATCAACCCCAAGGACGCCGTCGCCGAGGAAATGATCAAGATCGCCTCGCGCCAGGGCGCCTTCGACGTGGCCGAATTCGTCGAGGGCCAGATCCAGTTCCTCGGCTACCGCATCGGCGAGAAAAGCCCGCTGTGCGACCTGACCCTCAAGGAGTTGGGCGAAATCCGCGGCATGTATCGCTTCGTCGTCACCGCCATCACCCGCGGCGAACGCACCATCATCCCGCGCGGCGACGACACCATCCGCGTCGGCGACAGCATCTTCATCTTCGCCCATCACAACGACCTGCCCGCCATCCAATACCTGCTGCAGCCCGAACCCGAGAAGGCCTGCCGTTTGCGCCGCGCTTTCATTCTCGGCGGCGGCAGCATCGGCCTGCAGATCGCCCAGCGCCTGGAAAAACTGCACTTCAACGTGCGCCTCATCGAGCGCGACGAGGCGCGCTGCGAATATCTGGCCTCCAAACTGCGCCGCTCCATGATCATCCACACCGACGGCACCGACATCCGCACCCTGAGCGACGAGGGCATCGAAGGCGCCGACGTATTCATGGCCGTCACCGGCAACGACGAGGACAACATCCTCTGCTCGCTGCTCGCCAAAAAGCACGGAGCGAAACGCGCCCTGGCCCTGATCAACAAACCCGAATACCTCAACCTCGCGCCCTCCCTGGGCATCGACGCCTGCGTCTCGCCGCGCCTGGCGGCCGGCGCGGTGATCCTCAAGCATGTGCGGCGCGGCAAGGTGCTGTCCCTGGCCACCGTCGAGGGCAGCAACGCCGAGGTCCTCGAACTGCAACTCGGCGAGGACAGTCCGATTCTCGGCCAGCCGCTGAAGAGCCTGCATTTCCCGCGCGGCGCCATCATCGGCGCCATCGTGCGCGGCAGCGAGTATCTGATTCCCACGGGCGACACGGTGCTGCGCCCCCTGGATCGGGTGGTGGTCTTCACCCGGCCCGAAGCCCTCGCCAAGGTCGAAAGCTTCTTCGGGTAG
- a CDS encoding RluA family pseudouridine synthase, with protein MPTAHVLTYPAHSPARRLDQFVADELPDLSRSQVKKLIEEGRVLLDGRAAKAGEKLKGGEVLRVEIPDPVPVEPQAQDIPLAVLYEDAHLIVIDKPAGLVVHPAAGHAEGTLVNALLHHCDDLAGIGGQLRPGIVHRLDKETSGVMVATKNDAAHQHLAQQFKEHTIHRRYLALVHGLVQNDEGVIDRPIGRHAVERKKMSSRAPRGRRAVTRWRVLKRYDRDRLTLLELTLETGRTHQIRVHFSDLNLPLVGDAVYGGSGRTNALGDMELRRLVRKLGRQALHARLLGFVHPATGESIECQSSPPADFQAILSYLDGKYLIEDQG; from the coding sequence ATGCCGACCGCCCATGTCCTGACCTATCCTGCGCACAGCCCGGCGCGGCGCCTCGACCAGTTTGTCGCCGACGAACTGCCGGATCTGTCGCGCTCCCAGGTGAAAAAACTCATCGAGGAGGGCCGGGTGCTCCTTGATGGCCGCGCCGCCAAGGCCGGAGAAAAGCTCAAGGGCGGCGAGGTCCTGCGCGTCGAAATTCCCGATCCCGTGCCCGTCGAACCCCAGGCTCAGGACATTCCCCTCGCTGTGCTCTACGAGGACGCCCATCTGATCGTCATCGACAAGCCCGCCGGGCTGGTGGTGCATCCCGCCGCCGGTCATGCCGAAGGCACCCTGGTCAACGCTCTGCTGCATCACTGCGATGATTTGGCCGGCATCGGCGGCCAATTGCGTCCGGGCATCGTGCATCGTCTCGACAAGGAGACCTCCGGGGTGATGGTGGCGACCAAGAACGATGCCGCCCACCAGCATCTTGCCCAGCAGTTCAAGGAGCACACCATCCACCGCCGGTACCTGGCGCTGGTGCACGGCCTGGTGCAAAACGACGAGGGCGTGATCGATCGCCCCATCGGGCGCCATGCCGTGGAGCGCAAGAAGATGAGCAGCCGCGCCCCGCGCGGCCGCCGCGCCGTGACGCGCTGGCGGGTGCTCAAGCGCTACGACCGCGACCGACTGACGCTGCTCGAACTCACCCTGGAAACCGGCCGCACCCACCAGATCCGCGTGCATTTTTCCGACCTCAACCTGCCCCTGGTGGGCGATGCGGTCTACGGCGGCAGCGGCCGCACCAATGCCCTGGGCGACATGGAGCTGCGTCGCCTGGTGCGAAAGCTCGGCCGCCAGGCCCTGCATGCGCGGCTGCTTGGTTTCGTGCATCCGGCAACAGGCGAGAGCATCGAATGCCAGTCCTCCCCGCCCGCCGATTTTCAGGCGATTCTCAGCTATCTCGACGGCAAATACCTGATTGAAGACCAGGGTTGA
- the traT gene encoding complement resistance protein TraT produces the protein MMLQKKFFSTVAVVVLALFVLSGCSSTMNAIKNKDLQVSCKMSDTIFLDAECLTGGPKVFVRVANTSDFQDMDFKEVIVQKLREMGYEVTPAAKDAQYHVAANILYMGQRKEGMDGDAILRAGFGGAVIGATVAGVSGSSLRGAGAAGLIAGAAVAGTEALVGSVFHVDEYLGVIDIQIMEEVEGGVKGTETANVMQGTSTAKEITRQITEKRQEYRTRIVASAKQTRMDRNEAVSVLSERLGAQISGLFKI, from the coding sequence ATGATGTTGCAAAAGAAATTTTTTAGTACTGTCGCTGTGGTCGTTTTGGCCTTGTTTGTTCTTTCTGGCTGCTCCTCGACAATGAATGCGATCAAAAATAAGGATCTTCAGGTTTCTTGCAAGATGTCGGACACGATTTTTCTTGATGCGGAATGCCTGACAGGTGGGCCGAAGGTTTTTGTTCGCGTTGCCAACACCAGTGATTTCCAGGACATGGATTTCAAGGAAGTGATTGTCCAGAAATTGCGGGAGATGGGCTATGAAGTCACGCCTGCGGCGAAAGACGCACAGTATCATGTCGCAGCCAACATTCTCTACATGGGGCAAAGAAAGGAAGGCATGGATGGGGATGCGATCCTTCGCGCTGGGTTTGGCGGCGCCGTGATTGGTGCGACGGTTGCCGGGGTTTCCGGATCGAGTCTGCGGGGGGCCGGCGCCGCTGGGCTCATCGCCGGCGCTGCGGTCGCGGGGACCGAAGCACTGGTTGGTTCGGTCTTTCATGTCGATGAATATCTCGGCGTTATCGATATCCAGATCATGGAAGAGGTGGAAGGTGGCGTAAAGGGTACCGAAACAGCGAATGTCATGCAGGGCACCAGCACCGCAAAAGAAATTACGCGCCAGATTACGGAAAAGCGCCAGGAATATCGGACTCGAATCGTTGCCTCGGCCAAGCAGACCCGAATGGATCGCAATGAGGCCGTCAGCGTCCTCTCTGAGCGCCTGGGCGCGCAAATCTCCGGGCTCTTCAAGATCTGA
- a CDS encoding HAD family hydrolase codes for MTAKASAPGVDLRAVFFDLDGTLLQVEMNSFIPAYVQGLSGHFKDLAPRPRFVDTVIKATFALLHDESDACTNQQLFQGALERHLGIAPAQFEERLAAYVQNGMQGLKPLVEPLSLSRDILELCFARGWTVVIATNPVFPRALVEARLRWGGLEDFSYHLVTSYENTRFCKPHPGYFRDILDTFALAPEQCLMVGNDTEHDLAAGQVGIATWLVDTWLVDRLGGGYRYDHRGDHQRLFDFLQTI; via the coding sequence ATGACGGCCAAAGCTTCCGCTCCCGGCGTCGATCTGCGCGCCGTGTTCTTCGATCTCGACGGCACCCTGCTGCAGGTGGAGATGAACAGCTTCATTCCCGCCTATGTCCAGGGACTTTCGGGACATTTCAAGGATCTGGCGCCGCGTCCGCGTTTTGTCGATACGGTGATCAAGGCGACTTTCGCCCTGCTGCATGACGAGAGCGACGCCTGCACCAATCAGCAGCTGTTCCAGGGCGCCCTGGAGCGCCACCTGGGGATCGCCCCGGCGCAGTTCGAGGAGCGCCTGGCCGCCTACGTCCAGAACGGCATGCAGGGGCTCAAGCCCCTCGTCGAACCGCTGAGTCTCTCCCGCGATATTCTGGAACTCTGTTTCGCGCGCGGCTGGACCGTGGTCATCGCCACCAATCCCGTGTTTCCCCGCGCGCTGGTCGAGGCGCGCCTGCGCTGGGGCGGGCTGGAGGATTTCTCCTATCACCTGGTCACCAGCTATGAGAACACCCGCTTCTGCAAGCCCCATCCCGGCTACTTCCGCGACATTCTCGACACCTTCGCCCTGGCGCCGGAGCAATGCCTGATGGTGGGCAACGACACCGAGCATGATCTGGCCGCCGGGCAGGTGGGCATCGCCACCTGGCTGGTCGATACCTGGCTGGTCGACCGTCTCGGCGGCGGCTATCGCTACGACCATCGCGGCGACCACCAGCGGCTGTTCGACTTTTTGCAGACGATCTGA